CTTCGGCGCGGAGAAGTTCCACTCGGCGATGCTGCCGCACTCGGGCACCCGCAGCCGGGTGTGGCGGGACGTGGTGCGGCTGGGCGCCGACCTCGGGTCGCTCGCGGAGCTGCGCGGCAGCCTGGTGCGCGCGGACGTGGCCGTGGTGTGGGACTGGGAGTCGTGGTGGGCGCTGGAGCTGGCGTGGCGCCCGTCGGTGGACCTCGACTACCGCGAACGCGTCGCCGCGTTCTACGAGCAGCTCTGGGACGCCCACCTGACCTGCGACTTCGTCGCCCCCGGTCAGGACCTCGCGGGCTACCGGCTGGTCGTCGCGCCCTCGCTGTACCTGACCGCGCCGGGCACCGCGGCGGTGTTCGGGCGGTACGTGCGCGACGGCGGCACGCTCGTCGTGTCGTACTTCTCCGGCATCGTCGACGACAACGACGCCGTGCACCCCGGCGGCCACCCCGGCGCGCTGCGCGAGGTGCTCGGCCTGGAGGTCGAGGAGTTCCTGCCGCTGCGCGCCGGCGAGCGCGTCTCCCTCAGCGGGGGCGCGACGGGCGACGTGTGGGCCGAGAACCTCCGGCCGCACGGCGCGGAGACCGTGCTGGAGTACGCCGACGGCCCGGCGGCCGGGAAACCCGCCGTGACCCGGCACCGGCTCGGCGGCGGCAGCGCCTGGTACCTCTCGACCCGGTTGCGCGGCGACGACCTGGCGGGCGTGCTGCGCGGGGCGTACCGGGACGCGGGCGTCGAACCCGCCGACCTGCCACGTGACGTGGAGGTCGTGCGGCGGCACGGCCCGGACGCCGAGTACCTGTTCGTGCTCAACCACACCGACGTCGACGCGCGGATCGAGGCGTCGGGCACCGAACTGCTCACCGGCGGGCGCTGCGACGGCCTGCTGACCGTGCCCGCGGGCACGGTGGCCGTGCTGCGCACCGGCTGAGCGGACCCACCCACCGCGTTCTCGACGAGGAGGACGAACCGATGTCCGCATTCCCCACGTTGCTCACCGCCGCGGTGCTCGCCGCGGCGGCGCTCGCACCACCGCCGCAGGCGGTCGCCGCGAGCACGCTCGCCAACCCCGGTTTCGAGTCCGGCGCGTCCGGCTGGACGAGCACCGGCGGCGCCTCGTTCACCGAGGCGGGCGGGCGCAGCGGCAGCACCCGGCTCACGCACTGGTCGTCCTCCGCGTACCGGGTGGAGACCCGGCAGACGTTGACCGGCCTGACCAGCGGTTGGTACACGGCCCGTGCCTGGGTGCGGTCCTCCGGTTGGCAGAACACCGCGCACCTGGCGCTGCGCGACTGCGGCGGCGCGGAGCAGCGGGTCGCTCTGCCGGTCAGCGCGGACGGGCTGTGGACGCGGGTCGCGGTGTCCGCGCAGGTGTCCGGCGGCCGGTGCACGGTCGCACTGGTGTCCGACGCCAAGGCCGGCAACTGGATCAACGTCGACGACCTGGAGTTCGTCGGCGGTCGCGCCGCGGTGCCGGTGCGCGGCGGCGACACCTCCACCCTGCCCAAGTCCGAGGCCAACGGCGGCGTGTACCGCACGGCGTCCGGGCAGGCGCAGGACGCGTTGCAGGTGCTCGGGACCAACGGCATGAACCTGGTGCGGCTCAAGGTGTGGGTCAACCCCGCCGACGGGTACAACGACAAGGCCCGGGTGCTGGCGATGGCCAAGCGGGTCAAGGACCGGGGAATGCAGCTGATGATCGATTTCCACTACTCCGACGCGTGGGCCGACCCGGGTCGGCAGCGCAAGCCGGCCGCGTGGGCGGGGTACTCGTTCGCGCAGCTCACGAAGGCGGTCCACGACCACACCTATGACGTGTTGAACGCCCTGAAGGCACAGGGGACCACGGCCGACTACACCCAGGTCGGCAACGAGATCAACCCCGGCATGCTGCTGCCGGACGGGTCGTCGGACAACTGGGCCAACCTGTCCGCGCTGCTCAAGAGCGGCGTGGCGGCGGTGCGGGCGGTGTCGTCCTCGACGAAGGTCATGCTGCACCTGGCCAACGGCGCGGACCAGGGCACCGTGCGGTGGTGGTTCGACAACGCGGTGAGCCGCGGCGTGCCGTTCGACGTGGTGGGACTGTCCTACTACGGCTACTGGCACGGCACGCTCGGCGCGTTGCAGCGCACGCTGTTCGACGTGTCCGCGCGGTACGGCAAGGACGTGATGGTGGTGGAGACCGCCTACCCGTTCACGATGGCCGACGCGGACTCCGAGCCGAACGCGTTCAGCGACTCCTCGAAGCTGCTGCCCGGCTACCCGGCGACCTCCGAGGGCCAGCTCGCGCACTTCCGCGACGTGATCAGCGTGGTGCAGGCCGTGCCGCGGGCGCTGGGGGTCGTGTACTGGGAACCCACCTGGTACGCGGTGCCGGGCAACGGCTGGGACCCCTACGACCCGGACTCGGGTGACGGCTGGGACAACCAGGCGCTGTTCGACTGGTCCGGCAGGGCGCTCCCGGCGATCACGGCGTTCAACCGCTGACGACTGCCCGGCGGCCGGGCCGGGCGCGGTGGGCGTGGTCGCCGCCGGCCCGGGCGCGGCGGGGTGCTCGGGCCGACCACCGTCACCTGGCCTGGACCGGTTGCCCGGCCCGCGAGCTGTCCGTCGACTGGCAGCAGCGGGCCAGGCCGCCCGGGTCGGCGCCGCCCTCGGGGCCGACCCGGGCCGCTACCCGGCCGGTGCGCCGACCACGTCCTCGGCGCTCGCGGCCGGGGCGCCCACCTCCCGACCGTCCACCTCCCGGCACAGCACGCGGTCGAGCGCGGCGTGCAGCGAGCCGGGGTCCGTGCCCCGCCAGGCGGCGAACCCGTCCGGCCGGAGCAGCACCGCACCGTCGGGGGGCACCCCCTCGGCGACCAGCGGGCCGGGCGCGGGCCGGCAGGTGACCGGCACGACGGCCCGTGCCGCCGCGTCGTCCCAGCCCCGCGCGAACGCGCCGGTCAGCAGCGCCCAGCCGCCGAGCAGGTCCCCGGTCGACGCCTGCGCCACGCGGGTCGAGCGGGGGTGGTCCGGGTCGGGGACGAACGCCCCGTCCGGGTAGGCGCACTCGAACATCAGCCGCCCGCGCCGCGCACCGTTCCCGGCGGCGTCACCGGGACCGCCGTTGAGCACCCGGTACCGCTCCACGCACAGCTTCGTCGTCGCCCACGCCACCGGCAGCCGCTCGGCCTCGTAGGTGGCCATCAGCTCCTCCCCCGCGACGCCGCCGTGCACCAGGCCGAGCTTCCAGGCCAGGTTGAACGCGTCCTGCACGCCCGTCGCCACGCCGAACGAGCCCACCGGCGGCATGGTGTGCGCCGCGTCCCCGGCGACCAGCACCCGGTCCACCCGCATCCGGTCGGCGACGCGGCCCGCGATGTCCCAGGTGGCGTCGGCGACGCGCTCCACCGCGATCGGCACCCCGTCCGCGCCGACGGCGGCCCGCACCAGCTCGGCGCACCGCTCCCGGGGGAAGTCGGCGGCGACCTGCCCGGGTTCGAGGGAGATCGCGAACCGCCACCGCCGCGCGCCGTCCACCGAGGTGAGGAACCCGCGCACGGCCGGGTTGGCGACGGTGAGCGCCACGACCCGGCGGCCGCGCAGCGGCCCGGCGAGGTCCGCTTCGAAGTGGACGTTGAGCTTGCGCGCGATCGTGCCGGGCCCGCTGTGCCCGATGCCGAGCAGGTCGCGCAGCGCGCCGCGCGCGCCGTCCGCGACGACCAGGTGCCCGGCGCGCACCCGCACGTCGCCGGCGGCCGAGCGCAGCGTCGCGAACACGCCGTCAGCGGCCTGCTCGACCGCGACGACCTCGGTGCCGTACCGCACGTCCGCGCCGCCGGCGTGGTCGCGCAGCACGGATTCGAGCTGGTCCTGGTCGATCGGCACCCACTGGCCGGGTCCGCCCGCGGTGCTCCGGTCGGGCAGCCGCACCCGCTCGGGCCCGGCCACGCTCTCCGCGTGCGCGACCACGGTGTGGTCGGCCACCGGCGAGCGGACGGCGCGGATCGCCCGCTCCAGCCCCACCGCCCGGTACAGCTCCACCGTGGGCGGGTTCAGGGAGCGGGCCCGGGGTTCGGCGAGCGGCGCGGGCCGGCGTTCGGCGAGCAGGGACGGCACGCCGAAGTGGGCGAGGAACACCGCCGCGGACAGCCCGGTGACGCCGCCGCCCGCGATCAGCACCGGAACGCGCACCGGCTCACTCATCGCGCTCCCAGTGGTAGAACTCGGTCGCCAGCGCGTCCTTGGGCTCGCGCCACGCCTGCGGGTCGAAGGGCGAGATGAACGGCCGCAGGTCCTCGCTGATCCGCCGGAACTCCGGGTGGTAGCGGTGCGCGGACACGGCCTCGGCCAGCGGCCGGTCGCCCTCGATGAGGTGCAGGTACAGCTCGCCGAACCGGAACAGGCTGCGGGCGCGCACCCCGATCACCCCGGCCAGGTCGGTGCGGTTGTCCGACTCGGCGAACACGCGTGCGACGTCCTCGGCGGCGTCGGGGCGCATCCTGGCGACGATCAGGGTGCGGTGCACGCGACCTCCTCGACCTTCCGCTTGATCAACGCCATCTGCACGGGGGTGTTCTCGTTGATGCGCCGGGCCATCGCGTCGTCGTCGAGGGGCGCGCCCGGTTTCATCGCGAAGTCCTGCACCCACCGCATGCGCACGCCGCCGTCGACCTGCTCGTAGGTCCAGCGGATGTCCATGTGCTCGAACGGCCCGGTCTCGACGCGACGCGCGGTGACCGTGCGGGCGACCGGGTCGGCGACGCGCTCGGAGACCCAGCTCCAGACCTTGCCGTCCGGGTCGGGGTGCATGGTGAGCCGGAACAGCACGCGGTTCCCGTCGCGCTCCAGCACCTCCGCCGACGCGTACTCGCTGAACAGCTCCGGCCAGCGCTCGACGTCGTTGGTGCGCTCCCACACCACGTCCATCGGCGCGTCGACCACGACCTCGTTCTCGGTGTGCCCGGCCATCGTCACGCCTTCCCGGTCAGTGCGGTCAGCAGCTCGCGGGGCGACTGCTGGGTGGTCATGTCCACGTCGGCCGGCAGGCCGTGGTTGCGCTTGAGCTCGGCGAGCACGCCCATCAGGCCGAGCGAGTCCACGTCGAGGTCCGCGAACGTGGTGCTGCCGTCGGTGAGCCGGTCCTCGGTCACGACGACCCCGGTGCAGCGGCTGATCAGCCCCGCCAGCTCGGTCGGGGAAGGGGTGGTGTCCACGTCAATTTCCTCCTCGGGTCGGTTCGGGACGTCGCAGGACCAGGGCCGAGTTGCCGCCGTGCAGGCCTCGGGCCAGGACCAGCGCGGTGCGGACGTCGAGCGGGCGGGCCTCGCCGGTGACCAGGTCGAGGTCGAACCGCCAGTCGCGCACGCCCGGCGTGGGCGGCACGACGCCGTGCTCGACGGCCAGGACGGCGGTCGCCACGTCGAGCGGCGCCGCGCCCGCGTAGCAGCGGCCGTAGCCGGTCTTGGGGGCGGTGACCGGGACGGGGCGGTCGCCGAGCAGCAGGCGCAGCGCCCGCGCCTCGGCCTCGTCGGCGCGCGGGTCGCCCAGGGCGTCGAGGAACACCGCGTCGACCTCCGCCGGGTCGAGCCGGGCCTGGGCCAGGGCGGTGCGCGCCGCCCTGGCGAGGCCCTCGGCGGAGTCCTCGTAGCGCCGCGGGCCGGTGAACGTCGCGCCGTGCCCGGCGACGACGGCCCGTGCGGTGGCGCCCCGGTCCCGGGCGGCGTCGGCGTCCTCGACGACGAGCACGGCGCCGCCCTCGCCGGGCGCGAACCCGGCGGCGCGCGAGGTGTAGGGCAGGTAGGCCGTGCCGGGGTCCTCGCCGGTGCTGAGCAGGCCCAGGCCGAGCTGGCAGCACATCGAGTAGGGGCAGAACGGCGCCTCCGCGCCGCCCGCGAGCATCGCCCGCGCGCCCCTGGCCAGCTCACCGCGCGCGGTGGCGAACGCGTCCAGGCCACCGGCCTCGTCCGCGACCAGCACGCACGACGGGCCGCGCAGGCCGTGACCGATGGAGAGCTGCCCGGTGCTCGCGGCGTAGAACCAGGCGATGGACTGGTAGGGGCCGACGTGCGCGGGGCCGCGCCGCCACAGGGCCTCGATCTCGCGCTGGCCGAACTCGACGCCACCCGAGTAGCTCGCGGTCACCACGCCGAACGCGTAGTCGGGCACGGTGGCCGGGTCGAGGGCGGCGTCGCGCAGCGCCAGGTCCGCGGCGGCGAGCGCGAAGTGCGTGAACCGGTCGGTCTGCACGGCGACGCGCGGGTCGACCCACCCGTCCGGCCCGAACCCGTCGACCTCGCCGGCCACGCGCACCGGGTACGGGTTGGGCTCCCAGTGGCGCAGCGGCCCCAGTGCCCGGCGCCCCTCCCGCACGGCGGGCCAGAAGTCCGCGCCGACGCCGCTGGGGGCGACCACGCCGACGCCGGTCACGACGGCGGCGCTCACGACCCCTCCCGGGCCGTCGACGGCCGGGTCAGCACGACCGCCGACTGGAAGCCCCCGAACCCGCTGCCCACCGACAGCACGGCGCGCAGGTCGCGTTCGCGGGCGGTGTGCGGCACGTAGTCCAGATCGCACTCGGGGTCGGGGGTGTCGAGGTTGGCCGTGGGCGGCACGACCCCGTCGGTCATGGCGAGCACGCACGCGGCCAGCTCGATCGAGCCGATCGCGCCCAGCGAGTGGCCGACCATGGACTTCACCGAGCTGACCGGCGTGGTGCGGGCGTGCTCGCCGAGGACCCGCTTGAACGCGGCCGTCTCGTGCCGGTCGTTCTGCTTCGTGCCGGAGCCGTGCGCGTTGACGTAGTCGACATCGGAGGGCGCGACGCGGGCCTGGTCGAGCGCGCGCCGCGCGGCCTCGGCCATCTCCACGCCGTCGGGCCGCAGGCCGGTCATGTGGAAGGCGTTGCTCAGGGTCGCGAAGCCCGCGACCTCGGCGAGCACCACGGCGCCGCGCCGGAGTGCGTGCTCGCGCTCCTCCAGCACCAGCACGGCGGCGCCCTCACCGAGCACGAACCCGTCGCGGTCCAGGTCGAACGGCCGGGCGGCGTGCCCCGGGTCGTCGTTGCGGGCGGTGGTGGCCCGGATGGCGTCGAAGCAGGACACCGCGATCGGCGAGATCGGCGACTCCGCCCCGCCCGCGAGCACCACGTCCACCACGCCTTCCTCGACGAGCCGCGCCGCGTGGCCGACCGCGTCCAGGCCGGCGGTGCAGCCGGTGGAGACGGCGCGCACCGGTCCTCGTGCGCCGACCCGGTCGGCCACCTCGGTGGCGAGCGTCGCGGGCGAGAGGGCGAGGTGCAGGAACGGGGAGGCCGCCGCCGGGTCGACCAGCCAGCGCGCACCCCGGTCGGAGGTCGCCACGTAGTCGCGCTCCAGCAGGGTCGTGCCGCCGACGGCCGAGCCCATGGACACGCCCACCCGCCACGGGTCGGCCACCTCCAGCTCGGCCTGGGCCCACGCCTCCGCGGCGGCCACCGCGGCGAACTGGACGTAGCGGTCCATCCGGGCGACCTCGGCCGCCGTCAACCCGGCCTCGGCG
This region of Saccharothrix longispora genomic DNA includes:
- a CDS encoding glycoside hydrolase family 53 protein, which produces MSAFPTLLTAAVLAAAALAPPPQAVAASTLANPGFESGASGWTSTGGASFTEAGGRSGSTRLTHWSSSAYRVETRQTLTGLTSGWYTARAWVRSSGWQNTAHLALRDCGGAEQRVALPVSADGLWTRVAVSAQVSGGRCTVALVSDAKAGNWINVDDLEFVGGRAAVPVRGGDTSTLPKSEANGGVYRTASGQAQDALQVLGTNGMNLVRLKVWVNPADGYNDKARVLAMAKRVKDRGMQLMIDFHYSDAWADPGRQRKPAAWAGYSFAQLTKAVHDHTYDVLNALKAQGTTADYTQVGNEINPGMLLPDGSSDNWANLSALLKSGVAAVRAVSSSTKVMLHLANGADQGTVRWWFDNAVSRGVPFDVVGLSYYGYWHGTLGALQRTLFDVSARYGKDVMVVETAYPFTMADADSEPNAFSDSSKLLPGYPATSEGQLAHFRDVISVVQAVPRALGVVYWEPTWYAVPGNGWDPYDPDSGDGWDNQALFDWSGRALPAITAFNR
- a CDS encoding FAD-dependent monooxygenase; this encodes MSEPVRVPVLIAGGGVTGLSAAVFLAHFGVPSLLAERRPAPLAEPRARSLNPPTVELYRAVGLERAIRAVRSPVADHTVVAHAESVAGPERVRLPDRSTAGGPGQWVPIDQDQLESVLRDHAGGADVRYGTEVVAVEQAADGVFATLRSAAGDVRVRAGHLVVADGARGALRDLLGIGHSGPGTIARKLNVHFEADLAGPLRGRRVVALTVANPAVRGFLTSVDGARRWRFAISLEPGQVAADFPRERCAELVRAAVGADGVPIAVERVADATWDIAGRVADRMRVDRVLVAGDAAHTMPPVGSFGVATGVQDAFNLAWKLGLVHGGVAGEELMATYEAERLPVAWATTKLCVERYRVLNGGPGDAAGNGARRGRLMFECAYPDGAFVPDPDHPRSTRVAQASTGDLLGGWALLTGAFARGWDDAAARAVVPVTCRPAPGPLVAEGVPPDGAVLLRPDGFAAWRGTDPGSLHAALDRVLCREVDGREVGAPAASAEDVVGAPAG
- a CDS encoding TcmI family type II polyketide cyclase, coding for MHRTLIVARMRPDAAEDVARVFAESDNRTDLAGVIGVRARSLFRFGELYLHLIEGDRPLAEAVSAHRYHPEFRRISEDLRPFISPFDPQAWREPKDALATEFYHWERDE
- a CDS encoding SRPBCC family protein — encoded protein: MAGHTENEVVVDAPMDVVWERTNDVERWPELFSEYASAEVLERDGNRVLFRLTMHPDPDGKVWSWVSERVADPVARTVTARRVETGPFEHMDIRWTYEQVDGGVRMRWVQDFAMKPGAPLDDDAMARRINENTPVQMALIKRKVEEVACTAP
- a CDS encoding phosphopantetheine-binding protein — protein: MDTTPSPTELAGLISRCTGVVVTEDRLTDGSTTFADLDVDSLGLMGVLAELKRNHGLPADVDMTTQQSPRELLTALTGKA
- a CDS encoding beta-ketoacyl synthase N-terminal-like domain-containing protein, giving the protein MSAAVVTGVGVVAPSGVGADFWPAVREGRRALGPLRHWEPNPYPVRVAGEVDGFGPDGWVDPRVAVQTDRFTHFALAAADLALRDAALDPATVPDYAFGVVTASYSGGVEFGQREIEALWRRGPAHVGPYQSIAWFYAASTGQLSIGHGLRGPSCVLVADEAGGLDAFATARGELARGARAMLAGGAEAPFCPYSMCCQLGLGLLSTGEDPGTAYLPYTSRAAGFAPGEGGAVLVVEDADAARDRGATARAVVAGHGATFTGPRRYEDSAEGLARAARTALAQARLDPAEVDAVFLDALGDPRADEAEARALRLLLGDRPVPVTAPKTGYGRCYAGAAPLDVATAVLAVEHGVVPPTPGVRDWRFDLDLVTGEARPLDVRTALVLARGLHGGNSALVLRRPEPTRGGN
- a CDS encoding beta-ketoacyl-[acyl-carrier-protein] synthase family protein → MTRRVAVTGIGVVAPGGTGTKAFWELLTAGRTATRTISLFDATGFRSRVAAECDFDPAEAGLTAAEVARMDRYVQFAAVAAAEAWAQAELEVADPWRVGVSMGSAVGGTTLLERDYVATSDRGARWLVDPAAASPFLHLALSPATLATEVADRVGARGPVRAVSTGCTAGLDAVGHAARLVEEGVVDVVLAGGAESPISPIAVSCFDAIRATTARNDDPGHAARPFDLDRDGFVLGEGAAVLVLEEREHALRRGAVVLAEVAGFATLSNAFHMTGLRPDGVEMAEAARRALDQARVAPSDVDYVNAHGSGTKQNDRHETAAFKRVLGEHARTTPVSSVKSMVGHSLGAIGSIELAACVLAMTDGVVPPTANLDTPDPECDLDYVPHTARERDLRAVLSVGSGFGGFQSAVVLTRPSTAREGS